The Dunckerocampus dactyliophorus isolate RoL2022-P2 chromosome 13, RoL_Ddac_1.1, whole genome shotgun sequence genome window below encodes:
- the aprt gene encoding adenine phosphoribosyltransferase, with amino-acid sequence MEGLSESKLQLLRRRIHTFPDFPKRGIMFRDICPILKDPTALTAVIDLFEEHVKINQWEVDLIVGLDARGFLFGPLLAQRLSVGFVMVRKKGKLPGATVSVAYDLEYGKAEAEIQEDAVIPGQKVVILDDLLATGGTLFAACELMKKQGAQIQGCMVIIELTELKGLDRLRPHSVFSLVQY; translated from the exons ATGGAAGGACTTTCAGAATCCAAACTCCAACTGCTTCGAAGACGAATTCATACATTCCCAGACTTTCCGAAGAGGGGCATCATGTTCAG AGATATATGCCCCATCCTGAAGGATCCAACTGCTTTGACGGCTGTTATTGACCTGTTTGAAGAGCATGTGAAAATCAATCAGTGGGAGGTGGATCTGATTGTAG GTTTGGATGCTCGCGGTTTCCTTTTTGGGCCTCTTCTTGCTCAGCGTCTGAGCGTTGGTTTTGTCATGGTCAGGAAGAAAGGAAAACTGCCAGGAGCTACTGTGTCTGTGGCTTATGACTTGGAGTACGGCAAG GCCGAAGCAGAGATCCAGGAGGACGCAGTGATTCCAGGGCAAAAAGTAGTGATTCTTGACGACCTTCTGGCGACTGgag GTACCCTGTTTGCAGCTTGTGAGCTTATGAAGAAACAAGGTGCACAGATTCAAGGCTGCATGGTCATTATAGAGCTGACAGAACTGAAAGGTCTGGACCGACTGAGACCACACAGTGTATTCTCTCTGGTTCAGTACTGA